A part of Setaria viridis chromosome 8, Setaria_viridis_v4.0, whole genome shotgun sequence genomic DNA contains:
- the LOC117866479 gene encoding uncharacterized protein, protein MADLVLGLAKMTVEGTVSMARAAMEDEEKLKKSVQRDLLVISDEFEMMHAFLEDAKDHVTDNVTRTLVRQVRKTALDVEDCIEAIIYLDNKPHWWHRMMLPWCMPPAAPVKDLDAAVANIEQLKARVEAMGHRNLRYNRIGDYCHKPAEHQHAVVTGAAKQSSQVDLIMLINGRNTNESRQMKGGAEEGKSHQGNSNDDEKEEEKDEIEEAMWGKIEVGNKKEDAGNESKVEQEVDDVQLKVISVLGTGGDLDMMFISKAYDDPETRKSFKCRAWVKLVHPLNPSEFIRSLLAQFHKNICPEKHKTFHQKEKEEDNTFDQKEKDNTVNFLELMVATDGALIQMFKAQIRKKYLVVLEDVSTMVDWETVRGYLPDNKNGSCVVVHTRLPGIAYSCVGHGYRVSELEKLSVDHSVQVLLNKKDVAGKSTCSKTEPYEEWEKKNPLFGREEDLRWLSWLTYKDARVVSVWGISGVGKSFLVQHFRRKVHEEEYQDRKFVWLDVSRPFDLRDLSRSLFSDLQSSSAPEGHMMPTIKDPIQWCHEFLQGQKKSKYFIVIDGLQSIEEWDSIRPAFEESSIGSSIKDNVVIIIVTNEENVANHCATDRNLVRNVKGLEVRYAVELFNRVVTKNKEYDWSHDREEIKHRNEQTRDILVQKCGGLPKVICAVAESWRMVRDIEVKDNLVSKLEANAPVTTQSLEGTFSWLLSYFRSCPDYLKPCIFYLTIFPVNHTIRRTRLVRRWIAEGYSRDNKENTAEENGESSFSKIVNLSMIQAPRTKVDYMRMSRCQVNGFLREYIVSRLMEENLVFELEGHCRKNIQRTGRHLAIDNSWDRDRNVFESIDLSLLRSLTVFGKWETFIISDRMRLLRVLDLEDVSSGVTNGDVEKMVKLLPRLKFLSLRGCREISHLPDSLGDLKQLQTLDIRETCVIKLPKSIIKLEKLQYIRAGTAKHHQASEAAENPSVAAAAAPMSRPSATLGSKLTIHRRHGSHSGVKVPRGIGKLSSLHTLGVVNIHASGEDAILEELKNLTQLHKLGVSGINRKNSEKFFSDISRLVHLESLSLKMQANQDNEAAGLMADISSPLEKLRSLKLYGLVDRLPSWIMQMCLQLPRLEKVDLQMKTLPQQELDFILTLRYLRSLRLRLAEFQGGELRLGWSIAQSSNSWIIDFLEIACNSRLQAVKFGSKIDIEILKIRCSSVSSSLQFYGLQSLEYLKEVWLSGSYDQTFKKHLEKELEENENKPILKLEEPSSST, encoded by the exons ATGGCGGACCTCGTGCTTGGGTTGGCCAAGATGACAGTGGAGGGGACGGTATCCATGGCCAGGGCGGCCATGGAGGATGAGGAGAAGCTGAAGAAGAGCGTGCAGCGCGACCTGCTGGTCATCTCGGACGAGTTCGAGATGATGCACGCCTTCCTTGAAGACGCCAAGGATCACGTCACGGACAATGTGACGAGGACCTTAGTGAGGCAGGTCCGCAAAACGGCCCTGGACGTGGAGGATTGCATCGAGGCCATTATCTACCTGGACAACAAGCCGCACTGGTGGCACCGCATGATGCTCCCATGGTGCATGCCGCCTGCAGCGCCAGTGAAGGATCTCGACGCTGCCGTTGCCAATATAGAGCAGCTCAAGGCTAGGGTCGAAGCCATGGGTCACCGGAACTTGCGCTATAACCGCATCGGTGACTACTGCCATAAGCCTGCTGAGCACCAGCATGCTGTTGTGACAGGTGCAGCGAAGCAGAGCAGTCAAGTGGAtcttatcatgttgatcaaCGGGAGAAATACAAATGAATCGAGGCAGATGAAGGGAGGAGCTGAGGAGGGCAAATCACACCAAG GCAACAGTAATGAtgatgaaaaagaagaagaaaaagacgAAATAGAAGAAGCAATGTGGGGAAAAATAGAAGTgggaaacaaaaaagaagatGCGGGAAACGAGTCGAAGGTGGAGCAAGAAGTAGATGATGTCCAACTCAAAGTCATCTCAGTGTTGGGAACAGGAGGCGATCTGGACATGATGTTCATCAGCAAGGCCTACGACGACCCAGAAACCAGGAAAAGCTTCAAATGCCGAGCCTGGGTGAAACTGGTGCATCCTCTCAATCCCAGTGAGTTCATCCGGAGCTTGCTGGCTCAGTTCCACAAAAACATTTGTCCAGAAAAACACAAAACCTttcatcaaaaagaaaaagaagaagacaacACGTttgatcaaaaagaaaaagacaacACTGTCAACTTTCTGGAGTTAATGGTGGCAACAGACGGCGCACTCATTCAGATGTTCAAGGCGCAAATACGTAAGAAGTACCTAGTGGTCTTGGAGGACGTGTCCACCATGGTTGACTGGGAGACCGTCAGGGGCTACCTACCAGACAATAAAAATGGCAGCTGCGTCGTCGTGCACACGCGACTCCCTGGAATTGCATACTCGTGCGTCGGGCATGGATACCGAGTATCGGAGCTGGAAAAGTTATCGGTCGATCATTCTGTCCAGGTTCTTTTGAACAAGAAG GATGTGGCCGGAAAATCAACCTGCTCCAAGACAGAACCATATGAAGagtgggaaaagaaaaatccacTTTTTGGCCGTGAAGAGGATTTAAGATGGTTGTCTTGGCTCACATATAAAGATGCCCGCGTGGTCTCGGTGTGGGGGATATCTGGTGTTGGCAAATCATTTCTCGTCCAACACTTTCGCCGAAAGGTACATGAAGAAGAGTATCAAGACAGAAAATTTGTTTGGTTGGATGTATCCCGTCCATTCGATTTAAGGGACTTGTCCAGGAGCTTATTTTCGGATCTACAGAGTAGTTCTGCTCCCGAAGGTCACATGATGCCAACGATCAAAGACCCCATTCAATGGTGCCATGAATTTCTGCAGGgacaaaaaaaatccaagtaCTTCATTGTTATCGACGGTTTGCAATCCATAGAAGAGTGGGACTCGATAAGGCCTGCCTTCGAAGAATCTTCTATCGGATCAAGCATAAAAGACAATGTTGTCATAATAATAGTTACCAATGAAGAAAATGTTGCCAATCACTGTGCAACAGACAGGAACTTGGTGCGGAATGTCAAAGGTCTAGAAGTTCGCTATGCCGTTGAACTCTTCAACCGG GTAGTAACTAAGAATAAGGAGTATGATTGGAGTCATGACAGAGAGGAAATAAAGCATCGGAATGAGCAAACAAGGGATATCTTAGTACAGAAATGTGGAGGACTTCCGAAGGTCATATGTGCTGTAGCTGAGTCATGGAGGATGGTGCGCGACATAGAAGTAAAAGATAACCTTGTGTCGAAGTTGGAGGCCAACGCACCAGTTACCACACAGAGTCTAGAAGGCACGTTTTCCTGGTTGCTTTCCTACTTTCGTTCCTGTCCGGATTACCTGAAGCCATGTATCTTCTACCTGACAATCTTCCCTGTGAACCACACCATCCGGCGGACGCGTTTGGTGAGGCGGTGGATAGCGGAGGGATACTCTAGAGACAATAAAGAAAACACTGCAGAGGAGAACGGGGAGAGCTCCTTTTCCAAGATCGTCAATCTAAGCATGATCCAGGCGCCAAGAACAAAAGTTGATTACATGAGGATGTCTCGGTGCCAAGTCAATGGTTTCCTCCGTGAATACATCGTCTCACGGTTAATGGAAGAGAACCTTGTCTTTGAACTTGAGGGCCACTGCAGAAAGAACATACAGCGCACAGGACGGCACCTTGCCATAGACAATAGCTGGGACAGAGACAGAAATGTTTTTGAGAGCATCGACCTTTCATTGCTACGGTCTTTGACTGTGTTTGGTAAGTGGGAAACATTCATCATCTCTGACAGGATGAGGCTGCTCCGGGTGTTGGATCTAGAGGACGTATCTTCAGGTGTTACAAATGGTGACGTCGAGAAGATGGTGAAGCTGCTGCCCCGCCTCAAGTTCCTCTCCTTAAGGGGATGCAGAGAAATCTCTCATCTGCCTGATTCCTTGGGAGACCTGAAGCAGCTCCAAACTCTGGATATCAGGGAAACATGTGTAATCAAGCTAccaaagagcatcatcaagctAGAGAAACTGCAGTACATTCGTGCTGGTACCGCCAAGCATCATCAAGCtagtgaagcagcagagaacccatcagtggcagcagcagcagcgccaatGAGCAGACCAAGTGCTACTCTGGGGTCAAAGCTGACCATACACCGCCGTCATGGCTCTCATAGCGGCGTCAAGGTTCCTAGAGGGATTGGGAAGCTTTCCAGCTTACACACGCTGGGTGTTGTTAACATCCACGCTTCAGGCGAGGATGCCATTCTGGAGGAGCTCAAGAACCTTACCCAACTGCACAAGCTTGGAGTGTCCGGCATTAACCGGAAGAACAGCGAGAAATTTTTCTCAGACATCTCACGTCTCGTCCATCTGGAATCCTTGTCACTCAAAATGCAGGCAAACCAAGACAATGAAGCTGCTGGTTTAATGGCCGACATCTCGTCGCCTCTGGAGAAGCTACGGAGCCTTAAATTGTACGGGCTAGTTGACAGGTTGCCATCATGGATCATGCAGATGTGCTTGCAGCTGCCTAGACTTGAGAAAGTGGATTTACAGATGAAAACGTTGCCTCAGCAGGAACTAGATTTTATTCTAACTCTACGATATCTACGTAGTCTACGTCTTCGGTTGGCAGAGTTTCAAGGTGGAGAGCTCCGTTTAGGTTGGAGTATTGCTCAGAGTTCTAATAGCTGGATTATCGACTTCCTTGAGATAGCATGCAACTCCAGATTACAAGCTGTAAAGTTTGGCTCAAAAATAGACATTGAGATCCTGAAGATTCGCTGCTCTAGTGTGTCTTCATCACTACAGTTTTATGGTCTACAGTCTTTGGAATATCTGAAGGAAGTCTGGCTCAGTGGATCCTATGACCAGACCTTCAAGAAACACTTggagaaggagcttgaggagaACGAAAACAAGCCTATTCTGAAGCTGGAGGAACCATCATCATCGACCTGA